Sequence from the Diadema setosum chromosome 18, eeDiaSeto1, whole genome shotgun sequence genome:
GATGGGAGACGGGACATAAGTACTGGCAACACAATGCTCGTAGCAGAGTGATTGTGATCAGTTTGCTTTGACATATGCTGCGATTGTTCTTGGGACACATATGTCAATATACCATTAACTTAGGGAATTAATTTCCTTGTTTACCTTTTCCTTCCGTATCGGGAAATGTGTGACACAAATAGCTGATCAGAGCAATACTTAAAGGTCCTGCAATTCAATAATCAGATGATTACGCATGCCTGTTACAACATTCAAAGTACGGAAATAAGAAAACAGAAGTGAAGCACTCATAGATTATGTGAGCAAAGGCCACGCATGCTTCCAATCtggtgggagaaaaaaaaattggccaCACTCTGTGGCAAACTCAGAACAGGTGGTTTATAGCAATGCCATTGACATCCCAGCAAATGGGAGAAAGCAGTGCGATATAAGCCGCTATGAAAAACATATGCTTCATTCCGGCAGATCAAGGCATGGAATGCAGTGAAGCCTCTCATGTAAGGGTTGAGGGACACATGGTTAATCGTTTGGGGCATCAAGGCACAGTCTCCCCTGAAACTTTGTTCTTGCTTCATTGAATATGCGTGCCAAGACCTAGGATATGCTGTGGggccatgaaatttgaaatgaggTTGATTCTCTCGCTTGGCATTTATTATTActagtatttattattattgttttttttagtgGTCAATTAGATACAAGTAATATAATCATCATTGATCCCTGCAAATGCACATAATATGCTCATATCCTAGGCAAGTGTTGGCTACATGCACACCAAATTGAGGTACTGAGTCCTCCTGTAGTGCACATACCGGTAATGGAACTTAATAATATATCCTGCAATCTGCTATATTCCATCCTTATCCATTGCACAGCAGAAGGTGGTCGGAAGATGATGATAAGGAAATGCAAGAGAGTCACAGCGATAGTGCGCAATCAATCAGAACATGGTCCGACATGAAATGCACATTTTTATCCAGGCAAACTAGTGAGAAGTCCCTGATGAGAACACAAAGTAGGATGACATTATTTCTTCCACACATACAGAAAGTCACATCAGAGAAGGTCACTAACAGGTGTCAAACTGCAATATATACCAATCAAGCCTATTTCATGAGGCAAAACTGCCCTACGTTGGTATCGCACATTAAAAATGCCTGACATCCATTCCATGCATCCCCTTTGTCACAATTTTCTCAGGATTATAAAATGGAATACAGCCCAGCAGACTGATGCAAGTAAACATTCTCTCGTACATGGCATcacacagaaatgacaaatccACCATCAGAGGTACTACAGGATGCGACTTGTGCCTATCCTCCTATCCATAAggaaaatgcaagaaaatttcaGCGATCACCAGGTGATGAGTCGCGTGGCTCAGACTATCCACCGCACTTTAGTAACCCAAGCCACTTCACCGTCTCAGCAAATcagatttggggggggggggggggagggggcattggGGAAAGATGGAAAGATTTGGTTTAAAGGCAGTTGAGAGAAGAGCAGAATAGGAGAGCCACAGCGAGTCTTTGAATGATGTACTGTGGAGCATTCTTCGATCCATCCGGGAGATGAGATGAGAGTCGCCACAAGGCGTACGAATGCTCGCTGTCTGCGACGACGCAGAGTAGTGTGGGGAGAGAGGTGGAGCATGAAAAGGAGTCACAttacattttcttctctttttttcttactttcttgAGATGGGATGCAGTATTTGCAATGAAGTGCACCTCacatttaaaggtaggggataccttttacagacctcccaaaatgcagcaaaacattaaatatgaacctcaggggacttgtgtaggccactgctgagaaatttggaagtcaacagttatctacaatttgaataatgcacaaaactcaactactcagtagttctgtgtgtcagccacacttaagcctttttgttgcagtcttctgtatttttttatctatagacacaaatctaaaagtataaagagctgatgtaataacacatagagtgtgtggcaagaatgtatatagaaatgtttgtaagttttgatgaactttcttcacaaaatatacatgatggacacacatgcagtgcatgggtctgcaaaggtagcctagtaatgtactggaatttacggtgagcccgaaaaaaattcaattcaaaatctaacggtcaataaaaatgtactaaatgttaccttccactttcaatactttatgggagtttctaaaatgatactctcttcaacataccactgtatttatacaactcttcatttgaggcatgcaaatgggattccctacctttaagggactgtacagtaccggttgaggtggggattcatgttttgaacattcctaagttagataatgagaaacctcttatgaaatatgaaagagtatgtaattttaagaaggattcaatgtttatgtgatgaaaattggttttcaaatggctgagatatccaaaaaagagataataataaaaggcgacaggccatgccttttattaggatttctttgtttcacctagttttttgatatctcagcaatttccaaaccgattttcatcaaataaacctttggtaccccttagaattacatgctctttgacatctcatagagtggtttctgaatacaagtatctcacaaaacgttaaaagctaaatcctcacctcaaccagaactgtacacaccctttaaaacacTATTCATCTTGGTATGTGGCAATGCTGTGATTCTCTTGAGCTATCGCCCAACTGACAATATGCACAAATCTGTCTTGTGGTGGGATAGACATTCCCAGCAATTGTAATCTCTACTCATTCTCCTTATCCTACTGTCCAATATGGCATACATATTGGGAGTACTATATATTGCACAATATTGggacaaataaaacaattacaCAATTGCTTAAATTCTCATTTGAGaaccacaaaataaaaacagtagggcctatattaTCCCTTTTTGGCGAGAGTTAATGACAATAGTGACAATAAACAGCTCTTTCGTGTTGTGGGATGCATTATTTTCACACGTTGCCGGTTAAGTCACAGAActcgcaaaaataaaacactGCAAAATATATGCACATACTGCATTGAGTTTGAATTATTTCACACAGCCACTAAAGAAGCAACACGCCTGCAGCTTGGAGTTCCCTCGGGATGAGGGCAGtgaggataaagtgccttgcccAGGGGCACAGACCATTGCGGCCAGGGGACTTGATCCAGGGACCTCATGATTGATAGCCTGTGGTCTCACCCACTGAACCACAAGAGCCTCTCTCCTTTCCCCTCCATCCCCCtagaaaacaacagcaacaacaacaacaaaacaacaacaagaagaacagaAACACTGATGCCATTTAATTGCAATTAtggtaaaagtggatattttcatgtgagtaatttttcacactcGGCCGGGCATTACAgatgagtttcgcatgtttttaattgtgCGTATTCAAGACATGAACTACTGCATGTAGCTAGCACAAATATTGTGGTGCTTTTATCTTCATGCTAGTGTCTGgctgcgtgaaaatttcaacattgcgaagatttcaacactgcgaaaatctCCACCTGTAGAGTAGGGTCTATTATGAAGGCACCATATGTTGGCAGATGATGGTAAAGGGGTGTatggctgccatcttgaaatgcTGAAAATATGTAGTTTGGCACTCTCACTAATCAAATATGGAGAGCCTGTGTATTTGGTATACTGGTAATATTGCCCTTTGTCATGAGTACTGAAAGTATGGAATGCTTTCTTTCTGATTGTGCTATCAATGCATAACATACCCATACTGGGGGGATTTAACTACCAGTAACCACAACTCATTTTCTCTGGCCTCAGACCAATGGGCAACCACTGCACTTTCAAATTCTAGATTCAATTAGTGGTGAAAACAACACTAGACTATTCTTAAATTTAAATGAGGATATCAGATTATTCATACTTCAAGCTTTATCAAGGTACTTACATGTACCTGATCTTGTCTGGGTAGCACAAGAGTGCAAAAAGTGACTGGTGTGCCTCCAGAGTAGTGTTCCtaactactgtatatgccaaatatttctcgaggtttttattttcgcgaattcgcgagtcaggtgatattcgcgaaattaaagacaggagaaaatattgactctgattccGATGTGAAtatgacgtacgcgtgtactcttctccgttcagtacaggactccacgatcgcgaatttaaccactcgcgaaatcgtcaggaattcccgattcgcgaaaatttagactcgcgaaatatatggcgtatacagtaccatggTATGGGTTTTCTAAAAAGAATCATTAGTCTttactgcatgcatgcatatctCCTGACAACAAAGCCATAGCAGCCTCATCACAAAAAGGGGGATGGGGTGGAAGAAACCCTGAAACTTGAAGAGAAACAAACACTTAGAGCTGTTCAACACAGACCTCTTGCCTCAATTTTTTCATGTGCTATTTACAAAAGGTGGTTCCGCTATAACGACGGCAGTCAAATAAGTTTGTTCCATACACGCTGTAATTAACTTCTGGTAATAAATTGGACATCATTACACACTGGAATACTATTATTATTCTTCGAAAATATTTATCAAGCAGCCCATGGAGCTGTAAAGAGTCTGTTTGAATACAGAtgaaaaacatcaaaatgtGGGTCATACAAATTTATGAGTGCATCCAAGCTCACTGGGGCGTTATTCACAAAATCACCAATTACAAATATGCTGTATGTTTACAGCCAAGAACTTTGATGATTCAGCATATGAATACACCAATGCGGTCAAGTTCAGtatgagtaggccctatatatggAGAGGAACCTCACTCTGTAAACATCACTATTAAAACTGATGCAAAGTAGGCTACACTGCAGTATTTAATAAAAGCATTATTTTTCCctctcttgtgtgtgtgtgtgtgtgtgtgtttactgcAAGTGTGGAATATTTTAGCGTAGAAACTACCTGTAGTGCAAACTACTAGTATAATTACACACAGCCATGCTGCcgttttggtgagataatgaaatgttttaaaCTCTCATCCATGAAATGAGTGAATATCACTGAATTACATAAGGTCAGGGAAACACTTTCATTCAAACAACAAAACCCACTTTATGCTCAAGTAGATTCCGATGAATAGAACAATTCAAATCAAGTGAATGAGTTTCAGTGAAGTGTTCACATGTTTACATAAAACAGTGACTTCTATCACAGTACAAtgatatgtatacacatatatacatggaCACAAAAATTGGATAAGGTACATAATAATGACCCAAAGTCTGAGACTTTtatttgttgtacatgtacatggatcAAAACATTCACTTATTTCCCTGTTttcaacacaataaaaaaaatcaaaagaagtATTACTCTTCTTAACAAATTCTTCAGAAGTTATAATGACTTAGTTTCTATAGTTATTGGGTGAGAGATGCTAAATCACTGACAAAGAGAAAAAGTACTGTTGACTTCCAGAGACACATATTTGTGAACAAGCAATGGGCATGTGAAAGGGGCACTTATAGATATTTCACCAAAACAAGTTCCATACTGAAATAGAAGCTTTCACTTATGttgaagtagaaaaaaaaatgagtttcaATGAACCATACATGACTGTTTTCTAAGATACTATTTTTACAACATACTGTATTTATTACAACAGCACAGCTGTTTGAAGCCTCACTACAACAGAAAaatcaagggggaaaaaaatcactgtaaatacactcagcaaaaaaagaaagtaaacactttttcaagtttatcttTCTCATAGACCATCTGGCTAAAAATggtgttttatataccatgttaaaggcAATTTAATTAgctatcaacctagtaggtcaatgaaaatgttaactttacgcatgagtgaacaccttcgtttttctcttccaagacacaaaagtaaaaattgcaaaatggacATGTTGTTATTCAAGCGTAaggtaaaatgaagaaattctgtCAATTTTATCACCTTTATGGCTTATTccctacattgtatgtcatctAAAGTTTGAAATGATGGAAAATGCTTATGTTCCACCTTCAGTTTCCccactatgttttgttttgaatataaaaggAAACAAGGGAACGGAAATTTATTTCTgctgtttcattcatgtctctcattgcgtTAAATTGATCTTTTGTTACCATTGCTATCTTGgaaggcatttgcaaatgaatttcaatatgtccaattttgcaatttctacttttctgccttggaggacaaaaacgaatgtgttcactcatgcgtaaaatttccctttgtaTAAACCTACCAGGTTGGTAGTGTGAGGCTAGGAAATGAACGGCGTTGTAGCCACACattttttgatgtatttttttcgtaatactagtacattgtatgtctattCAGATGCCTTGTTTTCTCTATACACCtcattctccctctctctccgcCTCTCTCGCTCTTTTTGTAAATATGTACCATTTATATGTTATGTGCCATGTGTGTTGAATTAGTGACCaggagtgcatgttgcactccCACAGACATAGTACATCCTAGCACCCATCGAGGGGATGAAGAAGCAAGGTCAGTTTGACCAAAATCATAGGTGGTCTCGGTAACTCCACTCCCCGACTTTCTCTATAACATAAACAATGTGGTAAGGCTTTGCTCGAGACATTATGACAAACAATGGACCACTTGTTCCCCATCGAAGAGGTAGGATTCATTCCACATTCTGCACTCACAAGCGGAGGAGGTGTCTCAGCCTGCATAGAGCTGGTTAACATACTATTTTGTGGAATCATGCTGCTGGTCGCCGACTAATCGTAAGTTTAACcatgttatacataattatgtcgGTGTATACGCATTAATCAGCCCCATCATGTTGTATTTTCGATTTACACAAGGGTTAGGATAGCCCAAACTTTTAGGTCACTCTTTGtttaaatacataaagtttGGATGTGAAAAGCAACTTCAGTTCATCTGAAAGTGCTGGTCTGTTAGGCATGTTGTGAACCAAGGCTGGTTCTTATTCTTATATGTATTAAACATTCGCACATGTGTGCTGTTGTATCATTCATTTTGCTGTTGATATTAGTGAGATGATCTTGGGTATAGTaaactttgtttgtttcctttgtttgttcATATAGTTTACGGACAAGTCCTGTACATGGCTCATATTATGTGTTTTGTATTTAAGATATACATTAGGGTCTAGCTTGTAGACTAGTATGAAGACAACTTGGATGTTAAGGTGTACAGTGCACTTGGTGTGGTCAGTCGCCAATGGTAGCTGAAGGGTTAAAGTAAACAATGAGCCTGTGTGTGGGCAGGCTGCATCAGTGGCGGTCAGTTGTTTTTTGGGCAAAAGGGGGATCCCCATCACTATACCAGTTGTCTGTTAACTCCCCTAACCTTGTTCACATTTGTTTGGGCCTCTTTTTATGttgctgttgccatgacaactggAGCTCATAGTTTATTTGGggattttgtatgtatgtatacctgTTGCACTCATTTGGTTTACCATATTATACAATTTGATTTGTTCTCTCTATAGCTGAATTCTTACTCTTATCGAGTAGTCTGAGCCCAAAGGCGAGGTACTGCTGGGTACTGTCCGAATAAGGAGGTAAATCCTGCCTGTAATTAGTCCACATCATTTCTTATCCTTTTTATATGTCTAATTTCATGTAAATTTCAAATAGCTTACGCATGGTATAAGTCATTGTGATCTCTAGGAATAATTAAATACATGCCTTTCATTGTGTATCTCGAAAGTACAAAAGTCGTGTACACGATTTGGTCGGACCTTTAAGTTTATTGAGAAATGATTAGAAGAACATATATATAGTTGATGTGTGGTTTTGAGGAGTGAATGTTTAAGAAGGAACAATGTTGAAGGAAGGACAGAATTTTCTTATAAACTGTTTTAATGTCAAGGGCGAGCGTATTATTAAGGCTCTTGgtatttatcattataatcccGGTTTCATTTCTTTGGTTATTGTTAACAGGGATAGCAACAAAAGGAATTATGTCATCACCCCAGGAGTAATCAAACACAATATGTAGGAGTAGTTCGTGAAATAAGAGTGTCATGAACATTTAATCAACATTTTGGAACGAAGTGGAATGTTAAGCAATGTTAAGCAAACAATGCCATAATATGTAGATTCAACTCATATTATTGCACTTTTCGACATTTTATGGAGTAAAGTAATATATTATTAGAAGATTGTTTGTCTATGGTTAGATTGTAAGAAAGTGCGCGTACGGTTCTAGTTGCATTAGAGTACACTAATTTGTAGTTGGTATGAGCCCTTTGTACATAGTGTATattgattcatgttttcttttgttcattgCCCACAGCACATGTACACCTAACGGCGTGCACCGGACGGTGCTGTGTTGGTTTAGTTAGTTATTTTggtcctttttcctttttttttctctttgttggtATTTCAGGGGTTGTTCTTAGTCTTGAAGCAACTCATTTTGtttagtattttatggtatCAATGATAAGACAGAGATTCTTCACAATCGAATCTCACATTCATGATAACTTCCCTAATAAATCTGCATTACACTTTATAATTTGAACTGGCTTGCTCCTACGTGTCTTCTCTTTCCACCTGATCTTCGAGTGTTGAGCCTAGGTCTCTTTAGTCCTGAATTCAGTCTTACTGCTTTACCCATtttggttttcattttcattatcatcatttattttattttcattatttacaaatacCTGTGTACACATTCCACGGGTCACATAATTTTGGTGCCGAAACCCGGGATGATCAGGCAAAGGAAGACACAGAGGCCTGATCTAAGATTTTTAATATAAGATTACATCTAGGAGATAATTAGATTTGATATTAAGTGTGTACACTTGTATAAAGTTCAACTTTTTAAGGACCAAACCAACACAGCACCCAACGATGGATGTTTCCGGTATGGGCACCCCAGTACCACGTGACCTCCTGACTCCAGAGGGCGCCAACTCGATGCTTGCAGAAACTCCTAGACGTGGATATAGTCCAGTTCGGCAGGCGGTGACCCCCCTCCAGATGGCTGGGTTAGATCCAATGCCCGAACACTCAGCCAATGCCAATGCCAATGTCCAGTGTGTAACATCTTACCAATTTAGAAATGTTTCTATGTTTTCTGGTACAAATAAGCAGGGTCCTAGGGTCGAGGATTGGGTGAGGGACATGCGACATCTCCTCCAGTTGAAGGGCCATACCACACCTGCAATTGCCTTCAACGACATTGTGAGGCATACCAGTGGAAGGGCGAGGGACCTGGTCCTTAACCTGGAGAGCCGTCAGGGCGAAGTCCCAGCTCCGGAGACTGTTTTCACCGAACTGCTGGAAGAATACGGAGAGTCGCCCTTGACGATCTCTCCAATGGCGGCATTTTATGCTCGGACGCAGGTACCCAACGAGTCCCCCACCGAGTATGCCATTGCCTTGGAAGCACTCTTGCGGAAAGCGGTGAACTGTGGGGAAAAGGTAGAGGTAACCTCTAGGGACCAGATGCTGGCCACACAGTTCATGTGCGGTCTGCGGGACCGGACAGTGAAGAGCAGGCTGGCACCAATGCGACCACGGGACATGACCTTCAAGGAGTTGCGTCGGGAGCTCCACATCATCCAGGAGGAGAACCGAAAGCTGAGGGAATGCGACGGGCCAGTGACGGTTTACGAGCAGTCCGAGGCAAAGGTCAGCAGAAAAGAGGACAAGACCAATGACCTCCTAGAATCCCTGCGCCTGCAGATGGCCCAGATACAGCTGGCCCAACAGCAACAACTGGACACCATCCAACACCTGATGGATGGGCAAGCCCAGCTGGGGAATAGGTTGGTTAGTGTCGAGAGCAATATTGTGCCAATGAGAGGAGGTCCTCCACGGGGACAAGGCCCACCAAGATGCTACAATTGTGGACAGGTAGGTCACCTGGCTAGAGGATGCCCCCTCCGTTCCACTCCTCAGGCCCCCCAAAGGGATTTAAACCAGTAAGACCCACAGAGGAAGGGCACTCTGTGGGAGAGTCACATCAATGCGGCCCACATATTCAACCACATCACATCAATAGTAGCCCTGTATCTAATATGCCAAACGCGGTGGAGGGACTAATCGGCCCTGTAAATAGCACCCAGATATCTGTCTGCGGCATGGAATGTTCTGCACTCCTCGACACTGGATCACAGGTGACAACGATTTCTTCGGAATTTGTTAAATCCCATCCTACTTTGAGAGCGCAGAGTATCCACAATGCTAATGTCACGATTCAAGGTGCTGGTGGGCAAGCTGTGCCACACATAGGCTTTGTTTTGGTTGATATCGAGGTGCGTGACCTTGGAATATCGCTAATCTCTGTGCCAGCGCTTGTGGTACCGAGGACAGCAGATGATGGAAGGATGCCGTGTCTCCTGGGGACCAATGTCCTACGCGCGGCCAGAGACAGACTGCACCAGGAATATGGACGACAATTCATGGCCAAGGTGAAATCCTACTCGACAACATGGTTCCTCGCTTGTAAGGCCATGAACAGTGATGGACTTGACCTGGCAGATAAGAGTGGGACCGTAGGGACACTGCGGTATGTGGGTGGCAGACCCATTGCGATCCCACCGGGACACCAACGGATGGTGCCCCTCCAGGCTCCCAAGGTGGTAGGCAATCGAACATTTGTAGGGTTGGTAGAGGAGTTCTCCCCACACAATTCTCTCAATGTAGAAACATGTTTTGCTTTGGTTAGTGAGCAGAAGGCCATGGTTATGGTTACTAACCACACAGGAGAGATGATCCGTCTAAGGAGAAACTGCCCACTAGCAAAGCTGCAGATAGCCACGCTGCTGGACACACCACCCTTGGAAGAAGCAGGACATGACCCTCTTAATGATCCTACTGATGAGGAGGTGGGCCCTCAACCTGTCATCCCTGGATTAGAGATTCCCACTGTGGAACTTTCCGCTGACCAGAGGAATGCCCTGGAGCAGTTGCTTTCTATGAACAGCGATGTCTTCTCGACTGGCCCACAGGACTTTGGTCATACAAGGACCATTTCTCACGAAATACCGTTAGTCGACCCAACGCCTTTTCGCATGCCGTATAGGAGGATCCATCCTAACGACTTCAAAGAAGTACGGGACCACCTCAAGGAGCTCCAAGAGGCAGGGGTCATCAGGCCGAGCAAAAGTCCCTTCGCGTCCCCCATTGTCATAGTCCGGAAGAAGGACGGGCAAATCAGGATGTGTGTGGACTACCGCAAGTTGAATTCAAAAACAACGCGGGACGCCTACCCAATCCCACGCATTGAAGAGTCCCTAGATGTGCTTGGTGGAGCAAAATACTTTTCTAGCCTGGATCTCATGTCAGGGTATTTGCAGGTGGAGATGACAGAGGCTGACCAGGCTAAAACAGCATTCACTACTCCACTGGGCCTATTTGAATACACCCGGATGCCCTTTGGGCTCATGAACGCCCCAGCAACATTCCAGCGTCTCATGAACACAGTGCTCGGAGACTTGAACCTGTCAGAGGTACTCATTTACCTCGATGACATAATTGTCTTCAGTGACACCATCGAGGAGCACATAGTCCGTTTGGAACGTGTATTCAGTCGCCTCCGTCAGCACGGTTTGAAACTCAAGCCAAGCAAATGCCATCTGCTTGTGGAGGAGGTTTGTTATCTAGGCCATATTGTCTCCAAAGAGGGAATCGCAACGGATCCGGAGAAGATTGTCGCGGTGGAAGCATGGCCAGTACCTAAGACAGTGAAGGAGGTTCGGAGCTTCTTGGGGTTTGCCGGCTATTATCGTCGGTTCATCCCAAAATATGCAGCCGTAGCCAGACCCTTGTTTCAGCTACTTGGTGGGAAACGTACTACAGGAAAACATGTACCAGCAGGCCCATTCCAGTGGACAGGCGATTGCCAGAAGGCCTTTGAAAATCTAAAAGGTGCCCTCACTTCTGCCCCAGTACTAGCCTACCCCGACTTCTCCAAGCCGTTCATCCTTCAAACAGACGCATCTCTGGATGGCCTGGGGGCTGTCCTAGCCCAGGAGCAAGATGGCCAGGAGAGGGTGGTGGCTTTTGCTAGCAGGAGCCTACAACAGGGAGAACGGAAATACCCTGCCCATAAGCTGGAGTTTAAGGCGTTACACTGGGCAGTGACCATAAAGTTCAGAGATTATGTGTATGGACAGCGGGTAGTAGCAGTTACTGACAACAACCCGCTGACTTATGTCCTGAAGACAGCTAAACTGGATGCCCATGGTCAGCGTTGGGTTAATGATCTCTCCCAGTGTAACCTTGAGATAACCTACCGACCTGGAAAGGCAAACGACAACGCTGATGGCCTATCCAGGATACCAGTTGAGGAAGTACATAGAATCTTTGATCGAGCAGCAGGAGAGGAGTCTCGGGCAAATGTGAGCAGCCTTCAGACTTCAGCTACGCAGAATGATGTCAGGACCCAGGCGGAGGATGGTCAGACTCACGACAATAACCGATCTGATCTTGCACTCGGGTCAACCCCCCTCTCCTCCAATGACCTGGCCCAAGCCCAATCGAGGGACAAGGCAATCATGAGGGTCATAGAGCTGAAAGAGAAGGGACATAAGCCGACCAGACGACAGGCCAGCAAGGAAGCTAATCTTGTGCGCAAGATCCTGAGGAGGTGGGACCGTCTGTCTTTAGTACAGGGTGTGTTGTACTACAACCTAGGCAGAGACAATGCAGGTCAGGTGCCAGTTGTCCCACGGAACTTCCGGAGGAATGTCCTTGATGGTACTCACGACAGGATGGGCCATTTGGGGTATGAGCGTACCCTTGATCTGGCAAGGCGTCGATA
This genomic interval carries:
- the LOC140241889 gene encoding uncharacterized protein, producing MDVSGMGTPVPRDLLTPEGANSMLAETPRRGYSPVRQAVTPLQMAGLDPMPEHSANANANVQCVTSYQFRNVSMFSGTNKQGPRVEDWVRDMRHLLQLKGHTTPAIAFNDIVRHTSGRARDLVLNLESRQGEVPAPETVFTELLEEYGESPLTISPMAAFYARTQVPNESPTEYAIALEALLRKAVNCGEKVEVTSRDQMLATQFMCGLRDRTVKSRLAPMRPRDMTFKELRRELHIIQEENRKLRECDGPVTVYEQSEAKVSRKEDKTNDLLESLRLQMAQIQLAQQQQLDTIQHLMDGQAQLGNRLVSVESNIVPMRGGPPRGQGPPRCYNCGQVGHLARGCPLRSTPQAPQRDLNQ